The following is a genomic window from Anopheles aquasalis chromosome 3, idAnoAquaMG_Q_19, whole genome shotgun sequence.
CCCTCTCCACCTCCATCGCTGCCGCTTATAGCTAGGAGgcttgcggtggtggtttttggggctttggttggtggttgcaattgaatattttaactTTGTCAGCAGCTTTCTCCAATCCTCTCTgtccccccgaaaaaggttGCTCACGCCAATCCTAATGGAACTTTGTCCTCCTAGGCCgtcatgctgatgctgaggatggatgaatggaatAATTTTCTGATTCCGAATCTGATACAAAGCCACAAAACGAAGGCCACAAACTGGCggtaccggctgctgctgctgctactgcgctgGCTAGACGAaagaaatttcaatttcgtaTGTATTCCGGGAGTCCCACGGCTGGTAGTCCAACGGCATCCGTCAGCACTAAGAAGGGTTTAAAAAttttagaaaaagaaaaaaagcttcATCTGTAAGgcttgcttctgcttccatcAGTCACCCCACTGGCCTATCGATTCCTCGTTACCACACTCGCAAAACGCAGTGGAGCGTGGAATCTCTTTGATTAATATTCGGAAGACATAAAAAGCGCGCGGAGCTGTTCTGTCTACATTTCAAAACATTACTCTCAACTACTGATAATGTTTTGCTATACTCTATCGCCATCAGCAGAGCCTACGACTTCCGACCGaacccaaccagccagtccggGGTGGTATTAATCATTCGGACAAGCGCATAGCGAGCGGATTTCGCAGGAAAACGCTTAATCACCATTTTCGATTCTTCTTCCCGCTTCTCCCCGGGACACAGTGCCCGGCACGTGTTCAGCATTGCCAAGTGGCACCGTAGACCACTTCACTAAACCCCCGCCAGGAACAGTCCAGGCCTtcctctcggtctcggtggcgaCTCGGCAACAGCAGGATCGATACTCCTTCCACGTACCGTAAACCCTCGACAGTTGCGGACGATTTTAATTCCGTCAATAGAGATGGCTATCGATGAAAGCAACCTCTCCGGACGCAAGATGAATGACacaccaccagagagagagagagagagaaagagaaagtgcCAGGAACAGCAGAAACGGCCATTAACGATAGACGATCGGGAGCGGTTCCGTTTTTGTTGGTGTAAAGATGCTGACCAGGCATTTGCACAAGCCTACTCACCCTGGTGGCaatgacgatgctgatgatgacgatgatgatggtaatttaattttagaaaaaaaagggcagaaCTTGGAAGGAAGATGTTGTGTCAACGGTAGTGCCAACTGTAGTCGCCAGATCTTACTGAGCTCCACACGAGAACCGGTACAGTTTCCTGGAGCATCATGccgttgctttcgtttgtttaattGGTCCATAAAACATAGATTCTCTAATGCATAGGGAATGGGAGGTATCAACTCGGATACCCAGTCCCGACTCCAAGCAATGCATGACCACAAAATATTGCCCAATAGTTatatggtgccggtggtgcgctACTGGCCGACCAGACGAGAAGGAAatccttttgcatttttcattctccCCGACCTCCGGCAAACGTCAGCAGAGCCACCACCCGGCCAAACACCGATAAAACCTCACTCCACTGGGACACCGAAAGTGCACACTATATGCACTTCACTGTTAGCACCCCGGTATCGTTCGCCCCACCACTTGAAAAGCATACTTCACTTCCGGTAATAAAATGGCAGGCATTCATGTTTTGTGCCAACATAAAATGGCACACGAGTAAACCTCCCTCCGGGAACATCgaatgtgcagcagcatgaaGCAATGCCGCTGAATAAACTTTCATTGTTTACTCCGGACGTAGGCCAATGCACCGCCCTGCCCCTCGGCCACATCCTTTATGCAACAGTGAAAGGCGATTTTGTCCTTTCGGTGGTGGAGCGCCACCAAAACAAAAGAGCACCAACTGCAGCAAAAAGGTTAAAGCTCCGCTTGCCGAAGGATTCGTTCGCTGATCGTTCAAGTTTATGGTTTGATTCACCACGAGAGATCAGCCTGATGATAGTCATTACTTCCGGTCATCAAGCAACCGAAAAGCAAACGTACCGCGTGACCACTCAGCCCCGCTACCAACCGGGATAAAACagggaaaaccgaaaccgaaccgcatCAACCGCCATTAGCTACGGTCACCATCGCAGTATCGCACCTTGCGGTGATGCCGAGTGCGCCGGGCTACTTAATAATGCATTCAACAAAAATCTCGGTGTTGCATCCTCCCTTACCCTCCTCCGTTCGCAGCACACATTTCCGCCGGATGCGCTCGCTCGGAATCGAGATAAATTTATGGCTTTGGCATGCGTATAACATGCACGTTTTTTCCCCAGTATATGTTGTCCATTTGTACTTCCCATCCATTTTCTTCGTCCTCTAGAGTTGACAGTGACATCGCCACTCGAAGctgaaatggaattgaataatttaattactcGCACGTTACGCATCACCGCATCACCCGGTCGGGATGGGCCGGGATAATGCGACAAGTTGCCACAACCATCGCCACTATCACTATCATCGTTCGCCACCCTTCCTCCGGCTTTGTATGCCGGCGCGCAGCGTGATACGTGATGAAGTGTCGAGAAtctaatttatttccattccaaccgAGAGACCGGCACGGGATTAAAAGGATTAATAGGAATGAATAAATCGCCGAGGATTATCGTGACGGCAGCAACGTAGTGTTAACGATTAGCGGTGCATTTTCGGGTATGGGAGTGAAGGAAAATAGCGTGTGTGCTACGTGATTTATGATCTAAATTGATGctagtttattattattcaaaaCTTTACACTCGAATGCAtgcgggtgctgctgcatgccgCTGCGCTACGTGGTCATCTATCACCCCTGAGTAGATAAGCCCAAAAGGCATACTTCACGCATAGGACCAGCGCGACACATCCCGTGACTTTGAAGCGCTGCATTCCGTTTACCGGCTCTTTGCTACAGTTCGACAGTTGTTCGCTGCTTCTGTCCTTGTGCTGTGATTGTCACGCTAGCAAACCCCTAGCCTGGTAGTGTATGCCACGTACAGCTTgcacatcgccaccaccattagccAACGGATTATTCGTTCCTTTCGTCTCGAGCAAAGCCTTCTGCTTGCCAGACCCTGTGGCAGCGGTTGCGGTGGACGgagcagttccagcagcaacgggcagTATGTTGAATCGTAAATCATTGTCCCTTAAGCGCTTCTGTACGATTTTGCCGCACTCCTTGACGTTCGTCTCGAACCGTTGGACAATGTCCTCCTGCTTCGCCTTACTGCCAGCACCATCTCCGGTGACCACGACACGCACCTCGTACGATTTGGTGAGCCACTTTTGGACGTTCTGTATCTTGGAGGCAAGATCATGCTCCGCTATCCGGGCACTGATGGTGAGCAGCTTGTCCCCCTTGACCGTGGCGtcctgtttgcttttcttcttctcctcgcgTCGCTTCAGATCCTCCGTTAGATATTCCGAACCGGTCATCAAgctgtttggtggaaaaggaaaaaaaacaccgttaGAAGGGAATTGAAAGCACGAAGGATCCACCTACCGATAAACCGGACGCTGCGTCTTCGAGTCGAGATCGCTCACTTTCACGAGCTTCAGATTCCTCCGGTTCGATATTTTGGTCGCTTCTTCCAGATTCACGATCGTTATCGACTCATCCTGCCCAATAAGCGTTACCTTTGGCGATGTTTTGGCCTTTCTGGCACCACTTCCGGAAGACTCTGCACCAGCTCCTTTCCGGCCACTTTCGATCCCGCCTGCTGCGTCGAGTTTGGGCACTTTCGTGGAGAGGCGCGCGACGTCGGAGAGCGAAACACTTGGCAAACAGGAACGGACGATGGTTGCCCGAGAGAATGCCACCTGATAAACTCGCCGGCCACTGATAATTCGTGagagaaaattcattttcacacttttcccGATTTTTCCATCAGGCgcttcaaaacaaacagctgagtttgttttgatttcgtcTGGTTACGAGGGGTCTAGCAATTGTCTGTCATCTGCCCTCGGACGCGCAATTCGATTCGTTTCAAACTGATACGATCTGGCCTGCAACGTGTGGGAATTTTGTGGATTGGGTGTGTGTTCTTCAATTAATTGGCCATCCATTCATAAACCCTGCTAGTCAGGCACACACACGAGCACGCGCCATAGTGAATGGAATGTCGTAATTGATGTGCGTGCAAAGCTTTTCTGAACATCCCAGCGCACTACTGACGGGCACATGCCCGCCTCACACGTGGCCCATCCACGTGGTAGCATTCGCAGTGAATGAACCCGAGCTCCGTTAGCTTTTCACATGTGGCACGCGAAAGCTGATGCCTAATCGGACGGAAGTTGCATCACTTTGCGAGAGCCAATCTTAACGAACATGTACAATTACTTTattaaaaatcgatcgacaagAATTAAGGAAACTTAATGGGACTAACTGTAACACAATCACCGCTTAGACGATGTAATCCTAGGCGCAGGCGCCAACGTCTCACCGAAGGTTTACTTTAGCTCTGAACAAACAAAGGTAATCGAGTGTAGCTCGCGTGAGACAGATCTTGATGAGGGGCGTGCTAAACCCGTTGTAACCCCGGCCAAGTGCCATGCCGTACGCGCCACGGTTAGGAAACACCAGACAGTCGTCTACCTCGTGCTCGGGAAGCAGAATTTCCTTTGCGATAATGTCATTGTCGCACATCGTTCGACCGTAAAGCACCGATGGAACCAACGGTCGTGAGTCACTCCGCCGATGTTCCTGTACCTCCGGAATGGCCAATTCGTCGCACCAATCGAACGAATCGTACAGACCATCGTCAAGATAGTACCGCACGCGAACGATCTCACCGGAATCGTCGCGATCATACGACTTTGCCAGCACGTTCACCAGTGCAGTAACAGCCGATTCCACACAGTACCGACCCGGTTCGGCGATTACTTCAATGTTGCGCCTCTGCTGTACGATCTGCTCACTCAGTGCCTTGTTGATGAAGTGCACATGATCGTCAAACGTCCGATCGTTCCCTCCCGGGTAGCCACCTCCGATGTCCAGTAGATGCATCTGCATTCCTAGCTCGCTGGCCGAATCAAATATCTCGATCGCTTTCCTGATCGCCCAATAGTAACACTCGGCATCACGGCTACCGCAACCAACGTGAAAGCTTACACCGATCACACTTAGCTGGTGTCGCTTGGCACACCGAAGCAACGGCAACGCTTCACGATCTGGATCACAACCAAACTTACGGCCCAGCGGAAGCAGCGCTTCCCGTGCATCGTACCGTATCCGGAGCACAAGTTCGGCCTCCGTATAAAGCTGGGCGATCTTCTCCAGCTCGTCCACACTATCGAACGTCATACGCTTGACGCCCATCTTTCTGGCGTACAGAATCGAATCCTTCGTTTTTGCCGGATTTGCGTAGATGATCTTTTCCGGTGCGACCCCCAGGCCTAGGATCGTTTGTAGCTCACACTGGGATGCACAATCGAACCCACAGCCTAGCGCCACCAGTAGCTGCAAGATGGCCGGATGGTTGTTGCACTTGACCGCATAGAACGGAACCACGGACGGTAACTTCTGGCGCCAGTTCTGATGCTTTTGCACGACATCGTCCAGGTTTAGCACGTTCACCGGTCCGCGGCCTTGCAGCATGCCATGCTGTGCGATCACCTTAATCAGCTTCTCCACGGaactgttttcatcgatcagAATGTATCCAGCGTCCATCGTATCCATCTGGTGCTGGTCTGGGTAGTAGTCGTAGAAACGCAGCCGTTCAACTGAAATAACAAACACAGTTCTAGCCTTATATTGGTTTGCACTAGTCCCCGCGAGTGAGCCTGCGAGAGTGGCAAATCCCCAAAACGATGATGACCCACGAGGTCTGTCCTACGAGACTTAGAAGCTACCACTAATTACACACCCCATAAGTGATGCTCAACCTGCGCTTCGTGTTCACTTCCTCCACCAACCCGGGCCGAGGTGATCCATCATGATCAGATCTGAATAGTTGTTGTGTATCAGGTTCGACAccccgactgactgactgactgactgtggGAACCGTTTTTCTGAGATTTGAATCCGTGCGACTCACAGAACTTGACACCAACAATTCACTTCGAAAAttgttctctcgctcgctcctatCAGTGATACTATTATTTCTAGAGGATGCATTAAATGAGTATTCGAAGGTAACCTACCGAGGCGAGAGCGTTTCCAGTCCGTTTCGGTCACTGCGAAGCCGAAGGCGTCTCGTTTGCGTCTGGTGGTGCTCCGGTCCGTTGCAGTGCTATTAATTCCTgcctccgatcgatcgtcatcgtgtaCTTAAAGCGATTCGGAATGCGGTAAACAGTGCATTAACATTTACTAATCGCGCCCAGGCTCAAGTGCAGCCCCCCTGGGCCGTCATCCGGTAGTCACACACGGCTGCGCTATTGTCAAGTGCGGTGGCATTAGAGTAGCTGCCTCTCCTTCCTTAAATGGCGTGAGGCCCGCATGTCTCGCATCGACGGATCGGCGTTAAGACGATAATTGACCTCGAAGGGACTGGACAAGAGAGCTGGGAAATTCTAGAGGAGCTAAAAATGAACAATCGTACAGTCCACGGGGGACTGCGGACTACGGTGAAGTGGTTGTAACGGTTATCAGCATCATCCCAGAAGAACAGACAGCCACATGACACAGATCACACATTGCTCAATGAActcattccactttatttgcTGGGCGAACAAAGATCGTCTAATTAATCCGTCAacttgaaaattgaaatcacgATCACACTACTTTCTCGGTTTGCCATAGAACGGTTTCCGGCCGAAGTAGTGCGGCCGTTTCCAGCCACGCTTCCCGTAGTtacccaccggtggtggtcgtgtaCCGTCGCCAATCGCCGGAATAGTTCCGATAGTGGTCGCGGGAAGGACACCGTCCACCGGTGCAACAGCAGTGTCACCCGGTGTTCCCGCCGGGCCTGGTGTAATGACGGTACCGGGAGTGGTGTTCTCAGTTTGGATCACCGGTGTGCCAGTGCTGGCGTCGAATACCGTAATTCCAGTAGCAGCGACAGTAGTGCCGCTGCCCGGTGTTTTCGACTGGTTGGCGGCCTGCTCCTGGCGCATCTTCAGCTTGTGCTTCTTGCCGTACCAGTGCTGACCGAACAGCTTCTCGTCGGCCACGATCAGGTTGCAGGTTTTGCAGTAAAACTTCCCGGACGGCATCCGGAACAGCGACCAGTCGGTCTGGCGGACCGGTGGTTTCGTGGCGCTCTTCAGTATCGTATCGGACGGATTGAACGGGGTGGTCCGCACCATCACACCCATCGTGCGCGCCTTCTTGATGTGCTTCGCGCCCTTGATGTGCATCAGCATCTCCGAGCGTGACGTGACGGAGGTTTCGCAGATCAAACAGAACGTACCCGTCTCGTCGACACAGTCGAGACCTTCCTTTTTGCGAATTTCCTGCTCCAGCGTTGTGGCCGGTGGTTTAATCGGGGCCGCTTGGCTATCCATCTGGTTGGCTGGTGCTACGGCGAGCATCGGCCCTTGAACCGGTGTAGCAACCGTCGCTATATTCGCCGCCACCGGTTGACCCGTAGTAGCAACGGAAACCACCGGCTGAATATCATCGTCACTGTCGACTTTGATTGTCAGTATCGGTGGCGGTTCAAGGATGGCgactgcttgctgctgttgctgctgctgaacctgaacctgttgttgctgcggtgcTGTTACCATCGGTATCTGCTGCACAGGGATGGCCGGAGCGGTTGCTCCCAGCGGCAGGGTTTCCGTCGGCCAGCAGACGACGCCAGTTTGTGCTGCCAGTTCCTTCGgtagctccggtggtggttccaagCGTTCTCGTTTTGCTACCGTTTCGCCACCGCCTGCTGTTCCCGCGGGAGTCTGTTCCGCTGATCGTTTGACCGCTTGAGCCGTCGTCACTGGAATCGACTTTTCAGGTAAATTGCCACTAAAATGGAAAAgtcaaacaaagaaaaaagagggCGAAACAACTCAGATGAGGTGGTGTTCCTACTCCTTTCATCCATCCGGCAGTCACCAGGCAGCAACCAGGCATCCGCCAggctgctcgctcgttcgctagACACCGCCTACTACTTGCATCATTGTCTATCATCTAAGCACTCTAAGAGCCCAGGGCCCAACCAGCCACGAAATGGTGCACGAAAAGCGCGCCGTTTTCTGTCGTTGTTTTTGCCACAATCAAcatcagaccagaccagaccaggtaGAGTaggcgcagcagcatcggcagcagcaccggaagcactGCGGGCCACTGGCATCGGCGAGGGACGGTGTCGAGAGCAAAGGGAGAAGAGGCTGCGGACGGTTCGTCCCTGAAAGATGAAAACGGCcagagggaagaaaaaggaagcttGATTCGTGTGCATGACGACACTGTTGAAAGCGGAGGACCGGCGAAGCTAACACCATGCCAACCGGCCAGTAGTAGGCGGGAACCACTACTATTTCCCACTGAGGGGTTCCAGCCTCTTACCCGAAAACGCATACCTACGGCCtcgggaagctgctgctcgactcCCGCTGGAACCTGCTTCCCACAAGGGCGTATGCGTTTCTCGTGTCCAAGGATTGTGCGTGTGCttaggtgtgtatgtgtacgcTTCGGTGTGAATACCGTCCGTGAATTGTCATCGCCtgtctcgatcgatcgagctgcaTCACTCGCGGTACCCGCTATTCGATCGTTTGACCACTGTCGGCACTGGAAAGCACAAACTATCGAATATCGAACCCATATCTGCGTGATTCGATCGAGCGGCCTAACCGAACCTTTCCAAGAAGGTGGCGGTCGTGGTGGGGGATAGCGCGGTAGGCGGTAGATGGACACCACCTTACGGATGATCCTGCTTTCTTTCCGACTTCCAGAGGATCACATCCATTCCGGTCCGCATTCTACCGAATAAGGGGGGATGGGTTCGATTCCATTCTTTGCTTTTAGCTGAATCGTAGGGATAGTCTGTAGCGACGGTGCCGTTGCCGTACGTACACTATTTTGCCAAGGCACTAGCATAGGGTTAGTGAAGCGGATCTCCttctttcatctctctctctctctctctctctctctcactgctctttctctctttcttcgtctCTCCACTGACCGCTCTAGTTTCCCCTTGACGAACCCAATGTCCCAATGTTGCGCTCTACTCCGTAACGATCCCTACCATTGGCAGCGGTGGTTgaaagaatcgaaagaaaatggatCCCCCCTCGGATCCCACGGGATGGCGAACTTGGCCACTTCGCTTCATGGAGATACTTACGATCTGATCCATTTGCCTTCGGAATTGTAGAACCCGTTGCCGGACGGCAGTTTCTTGCCGTGCACCACCATATAGTGCCGCCGGCCGGTGTAGTGTTGGTTAGCGTGCTGGATCGAAGTCAGCGGCAGATCGCACGCCTCACAGTGAAACACGGAGCGACCGACGACCGTTGCCTCGGCAACCAGCTCGAGTTGGCGGCGCATCCGCACCGGCATCGGTGTCCCGGTCTCGATGCAGTACTCCTTCAGCCACTGGTTGATCTTCTTCTCGTGAGACTTCGATTGATAGTGGATGTTGGCGGAAACGTGCGAGTTCATGCGCGTCCGGCACAGATCGCACTGCAGATCTTTGAACAGCTTCTTCAGATCTTCCGGCAGCAACGACTCATCGTCAGGGTTCACTACGGGAAGGGAAACGGGGAATAAACGGGAACGGAACatccacgccaccaccggtcacttACCGTAGATGACCGTTTTGGTGTGCAACTCGGATTTCTTCTCGTGTTCCCGGTACCGTGGTCTTGCCTCACGGTTGCGCTTGAAGTTGTTACCCCGCTTGGGGTATCGTTCGGTCGGCGTGTGATTGTAGCCGTTCGGTGCAACCGGAGCCGAACCGCCAGGACCCATCGGTTGCTGCATCATGAGTGAGCCGGAAGCAtcaaccatcggcatcggccctTGCTGCCAGTTTACCTGCGGATCGaacccaccaccgcctccgGCTGCcggaccaccgggaccaccaccggctgctcCATTATTCTGCCGCACATGCTGCTCGTACTGCAAGAGCTGGCATTGATATTGATTTTGCTTCTCCACGTACTGGTTGtaggcttgctgctgctgttcgaccGTTTGGGCAAACTGCGTTTCTTGAATATATTTTTGATAATTGACGTACTGATGCTGATAAGCGGCATACGCTTGTTGGTAGTTACGCCACTGTGCGACCGCCGAGGCCGCCGATGCGGTCAGCTCCGGATCGATTTCCGGCGGTTTCGTCGGTTCCACCGGTTCCGCTGCACCCTTCTCCATGGTCTGGAGATGCCGGGCTTGACCGCGACGATCCGTTTCTTGCTGTATTCACCGTAATTTACGCACAGAGAACCGAATAAAAACCGAGGCCGATGTTTGTCTCAAACAAAACTCGCTGTTTCTTCCGTTTCGCTGCCTGGGCATGCTGGTTTTCTGCTTGGGCATAATTTTTGGAGATTTTGATTTTCCAGTTAATTCAAGGCGATACTACATTTATTAATAAATTAACTAACTTAACTAATGTTGATCCTTATCTTTTCGAAACGAACCACTTTCCGTGTGCTGTCCCGACTCTTTTTCCACGTATGGATAAAATGTTTTACATATTTCTGAACTTCAATTGGTTCATGCATATCGTTATAGCATCTCGCAATTacaatttcaaacattttcaaacaGTGTTTGTATCTGTACAATCGAATGCCTTCCCCTTTCCTTACGATACTGTTCGACACGAGATTAGGTGAGAAAATTTGCAGTAGAATCGTTTTTTTCGTGGTATTGTagtcaaatttgtttttcaacaaattgGCTACATCTTCAACaaactttttgttttgggccaATTTGTCCAAGCGCTCCAACTCGTCCTTACTATCAACTGGTAAAATAATCCAAGTTGGAGCAGGATTCAACTTAACTGATGCCGGGGGCGACTCGGTGGAAACAGGAACGAGCGGGGGAGAGTCGGTGTAAAGTGGAGCAGGCGGTAAATCGATGGTGGCAGGAACGGGTGGAGAATAGGTGGAAGCGCTGCTGCGTTTTGCTGTTTCTATAGCTTCTTTGATGATAACTTCTATATTGTAGAGCATTTCGGCGAAGGAAGTTGGGTCCACTAATTCAGAGGAAGGATTGCACACTTCCACTATTTTCTGATACATATCCATTATAGATTCCCTATGTTCTTTTACCTGTTGAGTAAGCAGCTtaactctctttctttgggCAAGGCAGTGTTCGTTCGTGCATGGATTTGTTTTCGAGATACGTAACTCTTCTTCCGTCTCGTCTAACATGTGATGCTGTTCTGTTTCTTCCATATCACCTTCGTCTTGATCCGTACAATTATCCATTGCTTGAACCATATCACTTTCAATTTCTTGCTCCATATCACTGTCCATTTGTTGGTCCTGGCTctgctcaacaacaacattcctcATAGCGGCTGtgtgaaaaaggggaaaagtgAACAGAGTTAACCTTTCGTCATCGAAGCAGTTCATGAGCGGAAGATATTGCTTACCGTTAGCAGAGATGATTTCCTCCCGCTGGTGCGATAGCAGCTGCAATTCGGTCCCATCCTCGGACAACAACTTTATGATCATGCCGATGTTTTCCCCGCCGCCGGTGGTCACATTATCATCGTGCACCAGCTCTTCCTCGATGAATTCGGATTGATTTggctcgtcctcatcgtcactCAAATCTATTACTCCATCACTGCTACCCCGCTCGCGGTGTTGCTCCTTAACATGATTAGAGACATCCAGCTGCGTTTCGAACATTTCGCTGCAAAAAGGGCAGTGTTCGCGTAGCCCATGCCTTTCCTCCACGTGCTGCTCCAAAGCACCGTTGTTCAATGCCACATGACCGCACTCTTTGCAGGTAGGTAACTTGACCGGCGTCCGGATATTGTGCGCCACCAACCGATGATACACCAAATGGGGATTGTACGATTCGGCACGCCATCCGCAATGCTCGCAGATCCACGAATCGGTGGAGGGAATGGTAAGTGGCCTTCCGTCGATACCAGAGCGTAGACATATCGACGGGCCGGTcatgttttctgcgccttttgCAAAAAACTCTTGCATCGTCTTGTTGTCCATGGTTTTCGGTGAACTCGGTGTTGTGGCACTCCTGGCTTGGCTAGTTGTTGTGCGAATTTCCACTTTAGTTTTTCGCAAATCCCATCCAAATCGCTGCAAAAGAATAGGAAATTCCAACAGTTTCAGTTAGCTTATCAGAGTTTCCAAGAATCGCGAATTCAGACTCACTTAAACAAAACATGCCCATGCAGCAAAATGCTCGGTTTTCTGTCCTGCTCACACTCACGGTGCACGGggaaaacaaccacaacaccacgCAACTCAATTTTGTGAAGTTAAATTCCTTTTTTACACGTAAATTCAAACAAAGAGGTCCCCACAAAGTAGTGACCCCGCGtgaggtgcagcagcaaatcccGACTTCACGGTTTCACAGTGTCGTGGGTGGTGTTATCCGGTGCCAAAAGGGGTGCTCCCGCGAATCCCTGCGTTGTGCTTTGTGGTtggtcgtggccaccacctccaccacctgcTGGTGTTTCCGCGGATCGATCCCGTGTCGCGTGACACGACAGCCAGCACCTCACCCCAAACCCCAGGGGTTCTCCGGATGTTCCGTCTACGGATCTGCTTGTGCCGGATGCCGAACCTCCGTCTGCCGGTGATCAGAGCAaccacgaggacgacgacgacggagtaGGACCACAACCCGTGACCAGTGCACACGTACAGACCACCcgtacacgcgcacgcacactcgcacatACATCCGTACGCTCACAATCAAGGAAGTAACCGCGACGATGTCGAGCCGCGTCCGGAAGCATAACGAACCGATGAAAGCGTTTGTGCCCGTCAGCTCCCTTCTGCTACGGGGCACCGGATCGATCCACTGTAGCAGTGGTGGGGGCGGTGGCACAagtgccagtggccagcaaACCGGAAGCCCCAGCGGTGGCACCACGTCGTACTATACGGGCGGAGGGAAATCCCTGTCGGCCACACTCTCACCGCCGGTCCGGCACATCTCGCCGGAACACGCCATCTGCGGTAACCGGAGTCCGGGTGCACTGACGTGCAAAGGTAATACGCCAAACCCCTTGCTCTACCAAGCCATCCCCTAGACCGGACCCCAGATAACACCGTCATCTCCTGAAAACCTCATTTTCCCGTGTTCCGTGCTCCCGCTGGAATGCAGAACAAAGCCGTCGCCGGTTCCACTAGCCCTAGGGATCCGAGTATGCGTGGTGGTTGCCAGGCTTCTAATCatagtaacagcagcagcacagagtCATGTGAAGCATTCAAGAAGGATTCCTAGCGAGCCCAGCTACAAGAAACTGGCCACCGCAGGATCTCAAACGAAAGGGAAAGTGCGGCCTACATGGTTGCATGGTTGCGCTGAGATTAGAATTTTCTCGAAATGAAAGTTAATTTCGTACCTGGCGCATTCACTGCCCAATTACATGAGTTCCAGGGAATAGGTTTTCATTCAAAACAGCTCCTGGAATGCCGTAATGATGGATGGGGCTTCTTCTATTCAACCCACGACACCCACCCCGCCATTGGTACATGGCCATTTATcgaagaaacattttccaacttttttttcctcttgcCAAAGTcactgtttcacttttcat
Proteins encoded in this region:
- the LOC126574955 gene encoding uncharacterized protein LOC126574955; its protein translation is MEKGAAEPVEPTKPPEIDPELTASAASAVAQWRNYQQAYAAYQHQYVNYQKYIQETQFAQTVEQQQQAYNQYVEKQNQYQCQLLQYEQHVRQNNGAAGGGPGGPAAGGGGGFDPQVNWQQGPMPMVDASGSLMMQQPMGPGGSAPVAPNGYNHTPTERYPKRGNNFKRNREARPRYREHEKKSELHTKTVIYVNPDDESLLPEDLKKLFKDLQCDLCRTRMNSHVSANIHYQSKSHEKKINQWLKEYCIETGTPMPVRMRRQLELVAEATVVGRSVFHCEACDLPLTSIQHANQHYTGRRHYMVVHGKKLPSGNGFYNSEGKWIRSGNLPEKSIPVTTAQAVKRSAEQTPAGTAGGGETVAKRERLEPPPELPKELAAQTGVVCWPTETLPLGATAPAIPVQQIPMVTAPQQQQVQVQQQQQQQAVAILEPPPILTIKVDSDDDIQPVVSVATTGQPVAANIATVATPVQGPMLAVAPANQMDSQAAPIKPPATTLEQEIRKKEGLDCVDETGTFCLICETSVTSRSEMLMHIKGAKHIKKARTMGVMVRTTPFNPSDTILKSATKPPVRQTDWSLFRMPSGKFYCKTCNLIVADEKLFGQHWYGKKHKLKMRQEQAANQSKTPGSGTTVAATGITVFDASTGTPVIQTENTTPGTVITPGPAGTPGDTAVAPVDGVLPATTIGTIPAIGDGTRPPPVGNYGKRGWKRPHYFGRKPFYGKPRK
- the LOC126574956 gene encoding ornithine decarboxylase 1-like; amino-acid sequence: MDTMDAGYILIDENSSVEKLIKVIAQHGMLQGRGPVNVLNLDDVVQKHQNWRQKLPSVVPFYAVKCNNHPAILQLLVALGCGFDCASQCELQTILGLGVAPEKIIYANPAKTKDSILYARKMGVKRMTFDSVDELEKIAQLYTEAELVLRIRYDAREALLPLGRKFGCDPDREALPLLRCAKRHQLSVIGVSFHVGCGSRDAECYYWAIRKAIEIFDSASELGMQMHLLDIGGGYPGGNDRTFDDHVHFINKALSEQIVQQRRNIEVIAEPGRYCVESAVTALVNVLAKSYDRDDSGEIVRVRYYLDDGLYDSFDWCDELAIPEVQEHRRSDSRPLVPSVLYGRTMCDNDIIAKEILLPEHEVDDCLVFPNRGAYGMALGRGYNGFSTPLIKICLTRATLDYLCLFRAKVNLR
- the LOC126575887 gene encoding uncharacterized protein LOC126575887 codes for the protein MDNKTMQEFFAKGAENMTGPSICLRSGIDGRPLTIPSTDSWICEHCGWRAESYNPHLVYHRLVAHNIRTPVKLPTCKECGHVALNNGALEQHVEERHGLREHCPFCSEMFETQLDVSNHVKEQHRERGSSDGVIDLSDDEDEPNQSEFIEEELVHDDNVTTGGGENIGMIIKLLSEDGTELQLLSHQREEIISANAAMRNVVVEQSQDQQMDSDMEQEIESDMVQAMDNCTDQDEGDMEETEQHHMLDETEEELRISKTNPCTNEHCLAQRKRVKLLTQQVKEHRESIMDMYQKIVEVCNPSSELVDPTSFAEMLYNIEVIIKEAIETAKRSSASTYSPPVPATIDLPPAPLYTDSPPLVPVSTESPPASVKLNPAPTWIILPVDSKDELERLDKLAQNKKFVEDVANLLKNKFDYNTTKKTILLQIFSPNLVSNSIVRKGEGIRLYRYKHCLKMFEIVIARCYNDMHEPIEVQKYVKHFIHTWKKSRDSTRKVVRFEKIRINIS
- the LOC126575093 gene encoding translation initiation factor IF-3, mitochondrial, with the protein product MNFLSRIISGRRVYQVAFSRATIVRSCLPSVSLSDVARLSTKVPKLDAAGGIESGRKGAGAESSGSGARKAKTSPKVTLIGQDESITIVNLEEATKISNRRNLKLVKVSDLDSKTQRPVYRLMTGSEYLTEDLKRREEKKKSKQDATVKGDKLLTISARIAEHDLASKIQNVQKWLTKSYEVRVVVTGDGAGSKAKQEDIVQRFETNVKECGKIVQKRLRDNDLRFNILPVAAGTAPSTATAATGSGKQKALLETKGTNNPLANGGGDVQAVRGIHYQARGLLA